Proteins encoded by one window of Paenibacillus urinalis:
- a CDS encoding GNAT family N-acetyltransferase encodes MADIYFDNMCLSTDREVVTDYEDICRKLHGYNMRATGGLLKEPGDSIHLYLKNEASEVVGGIFCETWLYGLYIDVFWIAEAYRSKGFGHQMLHEAERRGRELGCLFAHTSTFSYQAPSFYEKHGYEVYGINDLFPGEIKQYFLKKKL; translated from the coding sequence GTGGCAGACATTTATTTTGACAATATGTGTTTATCTACGGATAGAGAGGTTGTTACGGACTATGAAGACATTTGCCGTAAGCTGCATGGATATAATATGCGAGCAACTGGTGGATTGCTGAAAGAGCCTGGTGACAGTATTCATCTCTATTTGAAAAACGAAGCGTCAGAAGTGGTCGGGGGAATATTTTGCGAGACGTGGTTATATGGACTATACATTGATGTATTTTGGATTGCTGAAGCCTATCGGAGCAAGGGATTCGGGCATCAGATGCTGCATGAAGCGGAGCGCAGAGGCAGAGAGTTAGGCTGCTTGTTTGCACATACGTCGACCTTCTCGTATCAAGCGCCTTCGTTCTATGAGAAGCATGGATATGAGGTATACGGCATTAACGATTTATTTCCCGGGGAAATCAAGCAATATTTTTTGAAGAAAAAATTATAA
- a CDS encoding GNAT family N-acetyltransferase gives MVYIEQIEMKHLPQLAELYEELIGVSTNLAKMEETYQTLLEDKSYYVLGAFYENELAGSLMGILCKDLIGECEPFMVIENVVVSSKIRRQGIGRKLMNEIEMIARQQNCSYIILVSGGQRVEAHRMYESMGYREEHVEGFRKFLK, from the coding sequence ATGGTCTATATTGAGCAAATTGAAATGAAGCATCTGCCGCAGCTGGCAGAGCTGTACGAAGAACTGATCGGTGTCAGTACAAACCTGGCGAAGATGGAAGAGACTTATCAAACGCTGCTTGAAGATAAGAGCTATTATGTGCTGGGTGCTTTTTATGAGAATGAGCTTGCAGGGTCGTTGATGGGAATCCTGTGTAAAGATCTGATTGGCGAGTGTGAGCCGTTCATGGTGATCGAAAATGTCGTAGTATCCTCCAAAATTCGAAGACAAGGCATCGGCCGAAAGCTGATGAATGAGATTGAAATGATCGCGAGACAGCAGAACTGCAGCTATATCATTCTCGTATCCGGCGGACAAAGAGTCGAGGCTCACCGAATGTATGAATCAATGGGCTATCGTGAAGAGCATGTGGAAGGCTTCAGAAAATTTCTGAAATGA